One Lycium barbarum isolate Lr01 chromosome 5, ASM1917538v2, whole genome shotgun sequence genomic window carries:
- the LOC132642150 gene encoding uncharacterized protein LOC132642150: MKQDHLHTLDPFVESKSVYNQQSKLSTTLLPCNEQRQEESADIEFQTCEDITNDYFPCSPPLWTQRPLGVAKNQASTLPCYDYFGNPFPGSRLQVIKNGRRHLMEMIQDLPESSFELSLKDIVDDQQSTEESKQATTVKGSDQKVRMPQQRKTLKRSQISRSESMESGVFLLKMFLPASIGSKKKLKPRNCSKVSSKTSVDESEKSVNRDWWRIIYVVLKDNKYSRSIKKSMSANSSSKSRLVESNCKERKQRGCFF, from the exons ATGAAACAAGATCATCTTCATACTTTAGACCCTTTTGTTGAATCAAAAAGTGTTTACAATCAGCAAAGCAAATTATCAACCACACTTTTACCATGCAACGAACAAAGACAAGAAGAGAGTGCTGATATAGAGTTCCAAACTTGTGAAGATATAACAAATGATTATTTTCCTTGTTCTCCACCTCTATGGACTCAAAGGCCATTAGGAGTCGCCAAAAATCAAGCTTCTACCTTACCATGCTATGACTATTTTGGCAATCCTTTTCCAGGATCAAGATTACAA GTGATCAAGAATGGTAGGAGGCACCTCATGGAGATGATTCAGGACTTGCCAGAATCATCTTTTGAGCTGTCATTGAAAGATATTGTTGATGATCAACAAAGCACAGAAGAGAGTAAACAGGCTACAACAGTAAAAGGGAGCGATCAAAAAGTTAGAATGCCACAACAGAGAAAAACTTTGAAGAGGAGtcaaatatcaagaagtgaaAGCATGGAAAGTGGGGTTTTCCTACTGAAAATGTTCCTCCCAGCTTCTATAGGTAGCAAGAAGAAACTAAAGCCAAGGAACTGCTCAAAAGTTTCTTCAAAAACATCGGTTGATGAATCAGAGAAATCTGTGAATAGGGACTGGTGGAGGATTATATATGTAGTTCTTAAAGATAATAAGTATAGCAGAAGCATCAAGAAAAGCATGAGTGCCAATAGCAGCAGCAAAAGCAG GCTGGTTGAAAGCAACTGCAAAGAGAGAAAACAGAGAGGGTGCTTCTTTTAG
- the LOC132639988 gene encoding protein trichome birefringence-like 14 translates to MKGGNVGRFWGGQFSFFLAAILFTTIFLWCWEKNPLLTSLLSAQDQFIMQSAEISVDESAVSVRSNEQIVDEHSNSQIEEGRIEEDRLKVFDSSVKNVTVTPSTKRRDDKKIMTYRLERKACNFAKGRWMADSRRPLYSGFKCKQWLSDMWACRLTQRTDFSYEGYRWQPENCEMPDFNGSEFLRRMQDKTIAFIGDSLGRQQFQSLMCMVTGGEDKLEVENIGWKYGLVKPRGAVRPDGWAYRFQKTNTTILYYWSASLCGIEPFNVTDPATKSAMNLDQPPAFLRKYLDQFDVVVLNTGHHWNRGKINANRWVMHVNGKPVVDRKLAEIGNAKNFTVDSISRWLDSQIASRPQLKAFFRTISPRHFLNGDWNTGGRCDNTIPLTNGNEVQQEESSDPVIGDAVKGTKVKLLDITAISELRDEGHISHYSIKASEGINDCLHWCLPGIPDTWNELLYAQL, encoded by the exons ATGAAAGGCGGAAATGTTGGAAGATTTTGGGGAGGACAGTTCTCCTTTTTCCTGGCTGCTATCTTATTTACAACCATATTTCTTTGGTGCTGGGAGAAGAATCCACTTCTTACTAGCTTATTGTCAGCACAAGATCAGTTTATAATGCAGTCCGCAG AGATTTCAGTGGATGAATCTGCAGTTTCAGTGAGATCAAACGAACAAATAGTGGACGAGCATTCAAATTCACAAATAGAAGAAGGCAGAATAGAGGAAGATAGATTGAAAGTTTTTGATAGTTCTGTTAAGAATGTCACAGTCACGCCTTCCACCAAAAGGAGAGATGATAAAAAAATTATGACTTACCGATTAGAGAGAAAAG CTTGCAATTTTGCTAAAGGCAGGTGGATGGCAGACAGTAGGAGACCATTATACTCTGGGTTTAAATGTAAGCAATGGTTATCAGATATGTGGGCATGCAGACTGACCCAACGTACTGACTTTTCCTATGAGGGATATCGTTGGCAACCAGAAAATTGTGAGATGCCAGACTTTAATGGTTCAGAATTCTTGAGAAG AATGCAGGACAAAACTATTGCTTTTATTGGAGATTCACTAGGCAGACAGCAATTCCAGTCTCTCATGTGTATGGTCACTGGCGGTGAGGACAAACTTGAAGTTGAAAATATAGGATGGAAGTATGGCTTGGTCAAACCACGTGGTGCTGTACGTCCTGATGGCTGGGCTTATAGGTTTCAGAAAACAAACACCACAATTTTGTATTACTGGTCAGCAAGTCTTTGTGGTATAGAGCCCTTCAATGTCACAGATCCTGCCACAAAGTCTGCGATGAACTTGGATCAACCTCCTGCCTTTCTGAGGAAATATCTTGATCAATTTGATGTTGTGGTGCTGAATACAGGTCATCACTGGAACAGAGGGAAGATTAACGCAAACCGATGGGTGATGCATGTAAATGGAAAGCCTGTTGTAGACAGGAAGCTTGCAGAAATAGGAAATGCTAAAAACTTCACAGTTGATAGTATTTCCAGATGGCTTGATTCCCAGATTGCTTCACGTCCACAGCTTAAGGCTTTCTTCAGGACCATCTCCCCCAGACATTTCCTCAATGGGGACTGGAATACTGGAGGTCGATGTGACAATACTATTCCACTTACTAACGGAAATGAAGTCCAGCAAGAGGAATCAAGTGATCCAGTTATAGGGGATGCTGTGAAGGGCACAAAAGTTAAGTTATTGGATATAACAGCTATTTCTGAACTAAGGGACGAGGGTCATATATCTCATTACAGTATAAAAGCATCAGAAGGTATAAACGACTGCTTGCATTGGTGCCTACCCGGCATCCCTGACACGTGGAACGAACTCTTGTATGCACAACTTTAG